Proteins co-encoded in one Pyxidicoccus xibeiensis genomic window:
- a CDS encoding TetR/AcrR family transcriptional regulator yields MARPADPHARTALVTAARAEFARRGLRGARIEDITAACGLSKGAFYLHFPSKEALFGEVVGAFQAGLERVNARRMEAMERFLSEHGVPGPRDRRERSERYQRLIGLEAAHDLEAMELVWAYRDVSLVLLSGSQGTEFESFLWQVTDTQVARVARDFQRLQEAGAVDRELDPELFGSVIVGAYLLLSKQMARLKEKPDLAAWARTLQRLCQEGTMPQLDDEAPRPPRAASARTAEPVPSRPPGAAQAASARPPRAARAAPSRPPEAARAAPLTSAREGNLPRATPARSVRPSAPSTRRPRARAKTRHTPRKRP; encoded by the coding sequence ATGGCCCGTCCCGCGGACCCTCATGCTCGCACTGCCCTGGTGACCGCCGCCCGCGCGGAGTTCGCCCGCAGGGGCCTGCGGGGCGCGCGCATCGAGGACATCACCGCCGCCTGTGGCCTCTCCAAGGGCGCCTTCTATCTGCACTTCCCGTCGAAGGAGGCGCTCTTCGGGGAGGTGGTGGGCGCGTTCCAGGCGGGGCTGGAGCGGGTGAATGCCCGGCGGATGGAGGCGATGGAGCGCTTCCTCTCGGAGCATGGCGTGCCCGGGCCTCGAGACAGGCGGGAGCGCAGCGAGCGCTACCAGCGCCTCATCGGGCTCGAGGCCGCGCACGACCTGGAGGCGATGGAGCTGGTGTGGGCGTACCGGGACGTGTCCCTGGTGCTCCTCAGCGGCAGCCAGGGCACCGAGTTCGAGTCCTTCCTGTGGCAGGTGACGGACACGCAGGTGGCGCGCGTCGCCCGGGACTTCCAGCGCCTGCAGGAGGCCGGCGCGGTGGACCGCGAGCTGGACCCGGAGCTGTTCGGCTCCGTCATCGTCGGCGCCTACCTCCTCCTGTCCAAGCAGATGGCGCGCCTGAAGGAGAAGCCGGACCTGGCCGCCTGGGCGCGCACGCTCCAGCGGCTGTGCCAGGAGGGCACCATGCCCCAACTGGACGACGAGGCGCCCCGGCCCCCCCGGGCCGCGTCGGCCCGGACCGCCGAGCCCGTCCCGTCCCGGCCTCCCGGGGCCGCGCAAGCCGCCTCGGCCCGGCCTCCCCGGGCCGCGCGTGCCGCCCCGTCCCGGCCTCCCGAGGCCGCGCGTGCCGCCCCGCTCACATCGGCCCGGGAGGGCAACCTCCCACGGGCCACCCCTGCCCGCTCCGTGCGGCCCTCCGCCCCTTCCACGCGCCGGCCCCGCGCCCGCGCGAAGACCCGTCACACCCCGAGGAAACGCCCGTGA
- a CDS encoding amidohydrolase, with amino-acid sequence MLRRLGGLFGAVLLLTGVAGCARRAPEPGPGAPGTTVYVASRVRTLDPARPVAEALAVRDGKVLATGTRDEVLAAAGEGARVVDLGTATLVPGLTDAHGHLAGLGSGLVTVDLEGAATREEALERVAKAPQTAYQGEWLLGQGWDQNDWPEKAFPTRADLDAKHPKTPVALSRVDGHALWVNSEALRRARITRDSRDPAGGRILRGPDGEPTGILVDNAMGLIAAVMPPPTDAQHEAQLAAALARGAQAGLTGVHDAGMDLRTFRLFQRWDQEGKLPLRVYAMADGQMSDSQEYLREGPFQGKLLTLRAVKFSADGALGSRGAALHEDYSDEPGHRGLLLLSPEEYDRRVRAFLARGFQVCTHAIGDRANTLVLDTLIKAVEATGKKDGRHRVEHAQVMRLEDIDRLGKHGFVASVQPTHATSDMPWAEVRVGPERIRGAYAWQRLKASGAVLALGSDFPVERPDVLNGLYAARTRQDASGQPQAGWYADQRLSGQEALEGFTVGAAYASFSEDRRGRLVPGMDADFVALSVDPVDAPPAELPRGQVLLTVVAGSEVYRAPGRQALP; translated from the coding sequence ATGCTGCGACGACTCGGTGGACTCTTCGGTGCGGTGCTGCTGCTCACGGGCGTGGCCGGCTGTGCGCGGCGCGCCCCGGAACCCGGCCCCGGCGCTCCGGGCACCACGGTGTACGTGGCCAGCCGCGTGCGGACGCTGGACCCGGCCCGGCCGGTGGCCGAGGCGCTCGCGGTGAGGGACGGGAAGGTGCTCGCCACGGGCACCCGGGACGAGGTGCTGGCCGCGGCCGGCGAGGGCGCGCGCGTGGTGGACCTGGGCACCGCCACCCTGGTGCCGGGCCTCACCGACGCGCACGGCCACCTGGCGGGGCTGGGCAGTGGCCTCGTGACGGTGGACCTGGAGGGCGCGGCCACCCGCGAGGAGGCGCTGGAGCGCGTGGCGAAGGCGCCCCAGACGGCGTACCAGGGCGAGTGGCTGCTGGGCCAGGGCTGGGACCAGAACGACTGGCCGGAGAAGGCCTTCCCCACGCGCGCGGACCTGGACGCGAAACACCCGAAGACGCCCGTGGCGCTCAGCCGCGTGGACGGGCACGCGCTGTGGGTCAACAGCGAGGCGCTGCGGCGCGCGCGCATCACCCGCGACTCCAGGGACCCGGCCGGCGGCCGCATCCTGCGCGGTCCCGACGGCGAGCCCACCGGCATCCTGGTGGACAACGCCATGGGGTTGATTGCCGCGGTGATGCCGCCCCCCACCGACGCGCAGCACGAGGCGCAGCTCGCCGCGGCGCTCGCCCGCGGCGCCCAGGCGGGGCTCACCGGCGTGCACGACGCGGGCATGGACCTGCGCACCTTCCGCCTGTTCCAGCGCTGGGACCAGGAGGGGAAGCTGCCGCTGCGCGTCTACGCCATGGCGGACGGGCAGATGAGCGACTCCCAGGAGTACCTGCGGGAGGGGCCCTTCCAGGGGAAGCTGCTGACGCTGCGCGCGGTGAAGTTCAGCGCGGACGGCGCGCTGGGCAGCCGCGGCGCCGCGCTGCACGAGGACTACAGCGACGAGCCGGGGCACCGCGGCCTGCTGCTGCTGTCCCCCGAGGAGTACGACAGGCGCGTGCGCGCCTTCCTCGCCAGGGGCTTCCAGGTGTGCACGCATGCCATTGGCGACCGGGCCAACACGCTGGTGCTGGACACGCTCATCAAGGCCGTGGAGGCCACGGGGAAGAAGGACGGCCGGCACCGCGTGGAGCACGCGCAGGTGATGCGGCTGGAGGACATCGACCGGCTGGGCAAGCACGGCTTCGTCGCCAGCGTGCAGCCCACGCATGCCACCAGTGACATGCCGTGGGCGGAGGTGCGCGTGGGGCCGGAGCGCATCCGCGGCGCCTACGCGTGGCAGCGGCTGAAGGCGTCCGGCGCGGTGCTGGCCCTGGGCAGCGACTTCCCGGTGGAGCGCCCGGACGTGCTCAACGGGCTGTACGCGGCGCGCACGCGGCAGGACGCCAGCGGCCAGCCCCAGGCCGGGTGGTACGCCGACCAGCGGCTCAGCGGCCAGGAGGCCCTGGAGGGCTTCACCGTGGGCGCCGCCTACGCGTCCTTCTCCGAGGACCGGCGCGGCCGGCTGGTGCCCGGCATGGACGCGGACTTCGTCGCACTCTCCGTGGACCCGGTGGACGCGCCCCCGGCCGAGCTGCCCCGGGGCCAGGTGCTCCTGACGGTGGTCGCCGGCTCGGAGGTCTACCGCGCCCCCGGGCGCCAGGCCCTTCCCTAG
- a CDS encoding efflux RND transporter permease subunit — protein MLLSDVSIRRPVFTAMLSLCLIVLGLMGLGRVGTDLYPDVSFPVVIINTVYKGAGPGEIETQVVKPLEDAVAGISGVDKIHSFSRENLGTVVVQFKLTAPLDRAVQDVRDKVAGVANKLPRDSDAPVVGRVDLSATPILTYAVSAELPSAELRRLIDDRIKPALAQLEGAAEVRVTGGDTREVQIDIDLDKARAAGVSPLDIAQRVGAENLDLPAGRLLLGPSELTVRSLGQFRDVDEIRALPVAKSRTGAQVRLDEIATVTDGVAERRTLARLNGQDAVILEIVKQPGSNTVAVSDAVKKTMEQMGPAVGQGFKASLLIDQSVLIKENAHEVWIALVFGGAMAVLIILMFLLDGRGTFISSLALPTSVIGTFFVMYMLDYTLNQMTLLALSLAIGLLIDDAVVVREAITHRLEKGEDPMSAASNGTKDVGLAVLATTLSLVAVFVPVAFMPGIVGQFFKQFGITICAAVLVSLFISFTLDPMMSARLAKARKPGEVHRENAVAAALRRFLDGTERFYEGILRWVLAHKWATAGITVLVLALSFGAASRLGLEFMSPEDRSQFLVDLTLPDSVNLSETEARTAEAEALLLKIPEVTDVYAIVGTNGDVNKSRLRVLTVGKDAREKGIPVIKEEARALLTPALVATRVNLMDPPMLEGLGDYYPIMVRITGPDLTRVNQEAERIAGILRELPGTADVRVESNPPKPEMQVRIDRARASDAGLNASALAMQLRLAISGDVVAKLREGITETDIRVRLAEKDRATPERVRQLEVYTARGLLPVSDLAQVELKDGPSVIEHDNRERQIAVYSQLGKGAALGDIATQLKARVAAQPLPPGYAVTYDGQMKSLDEQNSAFGMAFGLAFVFIYMVLASQFESFKHPFTIMVSLPLALVGALLGLVVTGYHLSMGAMIGVILLMGLVTKNAILLIDGALQHLREGDTVDQALLKAGPRRLRPILMTSAAMAIGMVPTAVGTGTGSEFRAPMAIAVIGGVITSTFLTLLVVPVVFAAMERLRFGRRRAADMTPAAPVPAVEQGPGRAA, from the coding sequence ATGCTTCTCAGCGACGTCTCCATCCGCCGGCCCGTCTTCACGGCCATGCTGTCGCTCTGTCTCATCGTCCTGGGCCTGATGGGCCTGGGACGCGTGGGCACGGACCTCTACCCGGACGTGTCCTTCCCGGTGGTCATCATCAACACCGTCTACAAGGGCGCCGGCCCGGGCGAGATTGAAACCCAGGTCGTCAAGCCGCTCGAGGACGCGGTCGCCGGCATCAGCGGCGTGGACAAGATCCACTCCTTCAGCCGGGAGAACCTGGGCACGGTGGTGGTGCAGTTCAAGCTGACCGCGCCGCTGGACCGCGCGGTGCAGGACGTGCGCGACAAGGTGGCCGGCGTGGCCAACAAGCTGCCCCGGGACTCGGACGCGCCCGTCGTCGGCCGCGTGGACCTGTCCGCCACCCCCATCCTCACCTATGCCGTCTCGGCGGAGCTGCCCTCGGCGGAGCTGCGCCGGCTCATCGACGACCGCATCAAGCCCGCGCTCGCGCAGCTGGAGGGCGCCGCGGAGGTGCGCGTCACCGGCGGCGACACGCGCGAGGTGCAAATCGACATCGACCTGGACAAGGCGCGCGCGGCGGGTGTGTCCCCGCTGGACATCGCCCAGCGCGTGGGCGCGGAGAATTTGGACCTGCCGGCGGGCCGGCTGTTGCTCGGGCCCAGCGAGCTGACGGTGCGCTCGCTGGGGCAGTTCCGCGACGTGGACGAGATTCGCGCGCTGCCGGTGGCGAAGAGCCGCACCGGCGCGCAGGTGCGCCTGGATGAAATCGCCACCGTGACGGACGGCGTGGCGGAGCGGCGCACCCTGGCGCGCCTCAACGGCCAGGACGCGGTCATCCTCGAAATCGTCAAGCAGCCGGGCTCCAACACCGTCGCGGTGAGCGACGCGGTGAAGAAGACGATGGAGCAGATGGGGCCCGCGGTGGGGCAGGGCTTCAAGGCCTCGCTGCTCATCGACCAGTCGGTGCTCATCAAGGAGAACGCCCACGAGGTGTGGATTGCGCTCGTCTTCGGCGGCGCGATGGCGGTGCTCATCATCCTGATGTTCCTGCTGGACGGGCGCGGCACGTTCATCTCCTCGCTGGCGCTGCCCACCTCCGTCATCGGCACGTTCTTCGTGATGTACATGCTGGACTACACGCTCAACCAGATGACGCTGCTGGCGCTGTCCCTGGCCATCGGTCTGCTCATCGACGACGCGGTGGTGGTGCGCGAGGCGATTACGCACCGGCTGGAGAAGGGCGAGGACCCGATGAGCGCCGCGTCCAACGGCACGAAGGACGTCGGCCTGGCGGTGCTCGCGACGACGCTGTCGCTGGTGGCGGTGTTCGTGCCGGTGGCCTTCATGCCCGGCATCGTCGGCCAGTTCTTCAAGCAGTTCGGCATCACCATCTGCGCGGCGGTGCTCGTCTCGCTGTTCATCTCCTTCACGTTGGACCCGATGATGTCCGCGCGGCTGGCGAAGGCGCGCAAGCCGGGCGAGGTGCACCGGGAGAACGCGGTGGCCGCCGCGCTGCGCCGCTTCCTGGACGGCACCGAGCGCTTCTACGAGGGAATCTTGCGCTGGGTGCTCGCGCACAAGTGGGCCACCGCGGGCATCACCGTGCTGGTGCTGGCGCTGTCCTTCGGGGCGGCGAGCCGCCTGGGCCTGGAGTTCATGTCGCCGGAGGACCGCTCGCAGTTCCTCGTGGACCTGACGCTGCCGGACTCGGTGAACCTCTCGGAGACGGAGGCGCGCACCGCGGAAGCCGAGGCGCTCCTGCTCAAGATTCCCGAGGTGACGGACGTCTACGCCATCGTCGGCACCAACGGCGACGTGAACAAGTCGCGCCTGCGGGTGCTGACGGTGGGCAAGGACGCGCGCGAGAAGGGCATCCCCGTCATCAAGGAGGAGGCCCGCGCGCTGCTCACGCCGGCGCTGGTGGCCACGCGGGTCAACCTGATGGACCCGCCGATGCTGGAGGGCCTGGGCGACTACTACCCCATCATGGTGCGCATCACCGGCCCGGACCTGACGCGCGTCAACCAGGAGGCCGAGCGCATCGCGGGCATCCTGCGCGAGCTGCCCGGCACGGCGGACGTGCGGGTGGAGTCCAACCCGCCGAAGCCGGAGATGCAGGTGCGCATCGACCGGGCGCGGGCGAGCGACGCGGGGCTGAACGCGTCGGCGCTGGCCATGCAGCTGCGGCTGGCCATCAGCGGTGACGTGGTGGCGAAGCTGCGCGAGGGAATCACGGAGACGGACATCCGCGTGCGGCTGGCGGAGAAGGACCGGGCCACTCCGGAGCGCGTGCGGCAGCTGGAGGTGTACACGGCGCGCGGGCTCTTGCCGGTGTCGGACCTGGCGCAGGTGGAGCTGAAGGACGGGCCCAGCGTCATCGAGCACGACAACCGCGAGCGGCAGATTGCCGTCTACTCGCAGCTGGGCAAGGGCGCGGCGCTGGGCGACATCGCCACGCAGCTGAAGGCAAGGGTGGCGGCGCAGCCGCTGCCGCCGGGGTATGCCGTCACGTACGACGGGCAGATGAAGAGCCTGGACGAGCAGAACAGCGCGTTCGGCATGGCCTTCGGGCTGGCGTTCGTCTTCATCTACATGGTGCTGGCGAGCCAGTTCGAGTCCTTCAAGCACCCGTTCACCATCATGGTGTCGCTGCCGCTGGCGCTGGTGGGCGCGCTGCTGGGGCTGGTGGTGACGGGCTACCACCTGTCCATGGGCGCGATGATTGGCGTCATCCTGCTGATGGGCCTGGTGACGAAGAACGCCATCCTCCTCATCGACGGTGCGCTGCAGCACCTGCGCGAGGGGGACACGGTGGACCAGGCGCTGCTGAAGGCGGGACCGCGGCGGCTGCGGCCCATCCTGATGACGAGCGCGGCGATGGCGATTGGCATGGTGCCCACGGCGGTGGGCACGGGCACGGGCTCCGAGTTCCGCGCGCCGATGGCGATTGCGGTGATTGGCGGCGTCATCACCTCGACGTTCCTGACGCTGCTGGTGGTGCCGGTCGTGTTCGCGGCGATGGAGCGGCTGCGCTTCGGCCGTCGGCGCGCCGCGGACATGACGCCCGCCGCCCCGGTGCCCGCGGTGGAGCAGGGGCCCGGCCGGGCCGCGTGA
- a CDS encoding DUF2293 domain-containing protein yields MPESLTFGPTSDPRRVRAPDGRVLTVPDGWALLPPGDAGLTRRVKAAGPSWTVVEKVGRKLFSRGVWAPEAHILQARAALDAERATPAYEKKLAAGRERRAREQEAYEVDFANAVLRFLAFSPAWLPHAKRLAVLVAAHATPVGSGTVARTERIPIERRAEAAVIAWMRHQTTTYDDMRIARVKGARREVRRELADISRAVLDLHRRDAPHGASACPLCTALARPVQALP; encoded by the coding sequence ATGCCCGAATCCCTGACTTTCGGCCCCACCTCGGACCCCCGCCGCGTGCGCGCGCCGGACGGCCGCGTCCTCACCGTGCCCGACGGCTGGGCCCTGCTCCCCCCGGGAGACGCCGGCCTCACCCGCCGCGTGAAGGCCGCGGGCCCTTCCTGGACGGTGGTGGAGAAGGTCGGCCGCAAGCTCTTCTCCCGGGGCGTCTGGGCCCCGGAGGCCCACATCCTCCAGGCCCGCGCCGCCCTCGACGCCGAGCGCGCCACCCCCGCCTACGAGAAGAAGCTGGCCGCCGGCCGCGAGCGCCGCGCCCGCGAGCAGGAGGCGTACGAGGTGGACTTCGCCAACGCCGTGCTGCGCTTCCTCGCCTTCTCCCCGGCCTGGCTGCCGCACGCGAAGCGGCTGGCCGTCCTGGTGGCGGCCCACGCCACCCCCGTGGGCAGCGGCACCGTGGCACGCACCGAGCGCATCCCGATTGAGCGCCGCGCCGAGGCCGCCGTCATCGCCTGGATGCGCCATCAGACGACCACCTACGACGACATGCGCATCGCCCGCGTGAAGGGCGCCCGCCGCGAGGTGCGCCGCGAGCTGGCCGACATCTCCCGGGCCGTGCTGGACCTGCACCGCCGTGACGCGCCCCACGGGGCCTCCGCCTGTCCGCTGTGCACCGCCCTGGCCCGTCCCGTCCAGGCCCTCCCCTGA
- a CDS encoding rhomboid family intramembrane serine protease, with translation MIPISDDNPTLRTPVVTYLLLGAVFFVWVVIQGAGLDEYRLAESVCEYGLIPMELTGRAELGFILKLADGISCGVDADVFNRLTPITSMFLHGGWMHLIGNCLFLWVFGNNVEDSMGRLRFILFYLLCGVAAAVAHMAVDPVSPIPTVGASGAISGVMGAYLVLYPRVRVNMLFILFIFIQIIPVPAWAVLLWWFVVQVVSGLPQLMSMPEVASGVAFWAHIGGFVAGVVLIKLFQNPRYTAQRTSWRHRLHPDHP, from the coding sequence ATGATTCCCATCAGTGACGACAACCCGACCCTGCGCACCCCCGTGGTGACGTACCTGCTGCTCGGCGCCGTCTTCTTCGTCTGGGTGGTCATCCAGGGGGCGGGGCTGGACGAGTACCGGCTGGCGGAGAGCGTGTGCGAGTACGGCCTCATCCCGATGGAGCTGACGGGCCGCGCGGAGCTCGGGTTCATCCTGAAGCTGGCGGACGGCATCTCCTGCGGGGTGGACGCCGACGTCTTCAACCGCCTCACGCCCATCACCTCCATGTTCCTGCATGGCGGGTGGATGCACCTCATCGGCAACTGCCTGTTCCTCTGGGTCTTCGGCAACAACGTCGAGGACAGCATGGGGCGCTTGCGCTTCATCCTCTTCTACCTGCTGTGCGGCGTGGCCGCGGCGGTGGCGCACATGGCGGTGGACCCCGTGTCGCCCATTCCGACGGTGGGGGCCTCCGGCGCCATCTCCGGCGTCATGGGCGCCTACCTGGTGCTCTATCCGCGCGTGCGGGTGAACATGCTGTTCATCCTCTTCATCTTCATCCAAATCATCCCGGTGCCCGCCTGGGCGGTGCTGCTGTGGTGGTTCGTGGTGCAGGTGGTCAGCGGGCTGCCGCAGCTGATGTCCATGCCCGAGGTGGCCAGCGGCGTGGCCTTCTGGGCGCACATCGGCGGCTTCGTGGCGGGCGTGGTGCTCATCAAGCTGTTCCAGAACCCGCGCTACACCGCCCAGCGCACGTCGTGGAGGCACCGGCTGCACCCGGACCATCCCTGA
- the rnz gene encoding ribonuclease Z yields MSLLRLTFLGTSAAQPTLHRNLSGLAVKADADLLLFDCGEGSQRQMVRYGTGFTVDAVFFTHFHADHYLGIIGFLRTLGMMGRTEPVRLYGPPPAKRLLHQAVHLGVESLSFPIEIHEVKDGDEVRRGGYVVQAVGVDHRINALAYALVEDDRPGRFNLATARELGVPEGPSFGKLQRGEPVTLEDGRTVKPEDVLGAPRLGRRLVISGDTRPCASVVKAAKDADLLVHESTFSDDEQERALETRHSTAREAARVAREAGARRLVLTHLSSRHDTEPARLLAQAREEYKGPVEVAFDGLTVELPLRD; encoded by the coding sequence ATGTCCCTCCTCAGGCTCACCTTCCTCGGCACCTCCGCCGCGCAGCCCACGCTGCACCGCAACCTGTCCGGACTCGCGGTGAAGGCGGACGCGGACCTGCTGCTCTTCGACTGCGGCGAGGGCAGCCAGCGGCAGATGGTGCGCTACGGCACCGGCTTCACCGTGGACGCGGTGTTCTTCACGCACTTCCACGCGGACCACTACCTGGGAATCATCGGCTTCTTGCGCACGCTGGGGATGATGGGCCGCACCGAGCCCGTGCGCCTGTACGGACCGCCCCCGGCGAAGCGCCTGCTGCACCAGGCCGTCCACCTGGGCGTGGAGTCGCTGTCCTTCCCCATCGAAATCCACGAGGTGAAGGACGGCGACGAGGTGCGCCGCGGCGGCTACGTCGTGCAGGCGGTGGGCGTGGACCACCGCATCAACGCGCTGGCGTACGCCCTGGTGGAGGACGACCGGCCGGGCCGCTTCAATCTCGCGACGGCGCGGGAGCTGGGCGTGCCGGAGGGCCCCAGCTTCGGGAAGCTGCAGCGGGGCGAGCCGGTGACGCTGGAGGACGGGCGGACGGTGAAGCCGGAGGACGTGCTGGGCGCGCCGCGCCTGGGCCGCCGGCTGGTCATCTCCGGGGACACGCGGCCCTGCGCCTCGGTGGTGAAGGCGGCGAAGGACGCGGACCTCCTCGTCCACGAGTCCACCTTCTCCGACGACGAGCAGGAGCGGGCGCTGGAGACGCGCCACTCCACGGCGCGCGAGGCGGCGCGGGTGGCGAGGGAGGCGGGCGCGCGGCGGCTGGTGCTCACCCACCTGTCCAGCCGCCACGACACCGAGCCCGCGAGGCTGCTCGCGCAGGCCCGCGAGGAATACAAAGGGCCCGTGGAGGTCGCCTTCGACGGGCTGACGGTGGAGCTGCCGCTGCGCGACTGA
- a CDS encoding efflux RND transporter periplasmic adaptor subunit, with amino-acid sequence MNPSWKPSAVRALAAVGLATATLSLSACQKADASASAPAAKATGDAATMPAVKVVAARTVQAAPSEQVTGTLYPAQGLQVGFEVGGRLAAVKVTKGQVVKKGDVLAQLDPEISDAQVAGAEAAVAAAEAAAAMAADVAARNVKLQQEGGVSDLQNRSSTATAEQARAQVLAAKAQLAQARAARRRHELRAPFAGTIIDAPEQTGATVAPGMPLFTLENLDTLLLKTTVAESMRARLKPGVKVRVESIGARASSEDAVVRNVLPSADPGTRRVPVELSVPNPDGRFVAHTLARAVLPMGEAQAAQVVPGTALSSNNGDHVFVVASGEVRRVDVQVLERREREVVVLAPAPLEAVIDYPTPGLSQGTRVSVK; translated from the coding sequence GTGAATCCCTCCTGGAAGCCGTCCGCTGTCCGTGCGCTCGCCGCCGTGGGGCTGGCCACCGCCACGCTGTCGCTGTCCGCCTGCCAGAAGGCGGACGCCTCCGCCTCGGCGCCGGCCGCCAAGGCCACCGGCGACGCGGCGACGATGCCCGCCGTGAAGGTGGTGGCCGCGCGCACCGTGCAGGCCGCTCCCAGCGAGCAGGTGACGGGCACGCTCTATCCCGCCCAGGGGCTGCAGGTGGGCTTCGAGGTGGGCGGCAGGCTCGCGGCGGTGAAGGTGACGAAGGGGCAGGTGGTGAAGAAGGGCGACGTGCTCGCGCAGCTCGACCCGGAAATCTCCGACGCGCAGGTGGCCGGCGCCGAGGCCGCGGTCGCCGCCGCCGAGGCCGCCGCCGCCATGGCCGCCGACGTGGCCGCCCGCAACGTGAAGCTCCAGCAGGAGGGCGGGGTGAGTGACTTGCAGAACCGCTCCTCCACCGCGACGGCCGAGCAGGCCCGCGCGCAGGTGCTGGCCGCCAAGGCGCAGCTCGCCCAGGCCCGCGCCGCGCGCCGCCGGCACGAGCTGCGCGCGCCCTTCGCCGGCACCATCATCGACGCGCCGGAGCAGACGGGCGCCACGGTGGCCCCCGGCATGCCGCTCTTCACGCTGGAGAACCTGGACACGCTGCTCTTGAAGACGACGGTGGCCGAGTCCATGCGCGCGCGGCTCAAGCCGGGCGTGAAGGTCCGCGTGGAGTCCATCGGCGCGCGCGCCTCCTCGGAGGACGCGGTGGTGCGCAACGTGCTGCCCTCGGCGGACCCCGGCACCCGCCGCGTGCCGGTGGAGCTGTCGGTGCCCAACCCGGACGGCCGCTTCGTGGCGCACACGCTGGCTCGCGCCGTGCTGCCCATGGGCGAGGCGCAGGCGGCCCAGGTGGTGCCGGGCACCGCGCTGTCCTCCAACAACGGGGACCATGTCTTCGTCGTCGCGTCCGGCGAGGTGCGCCGCGTGGACGTGCAGGTGCTGGAGCGCCGCGAGCGCGAGGTGGTGGTGCTGGCCCCGGCCCCGCTGGAAGCCGTCATCGACTACCCGACGCCGGGCCTCTCGCAGGGCACCCGCGTCTCCGTGAAGTAG